One genomic segment of Arachis duranensis cultivar V14167 chromosome 4, aradu.V14167.gnm2.J7QH, whole genome shotgun sequence includes these proteins:
- the LOC107483668 gene encoding protein FAR1-RELATED SEQUENCE 4-like translates to MGYIAFQKGGYRHADFTHKDLYNHIDRYRRSKVKNRDANAAINHLIGKLNNDPLFFGKYTFTSDKGLEHIFWADGQSIVDYHCFRDIVAFDSMYKKNKYNKPLVIFSGCNHHGQTIIFGSGLLSDETTDTYKWLLKTFVESTGEKNPKAVITDRDLAMRDAIKNVLPNVTHRLCGWHLQRNACENIKNLNFLRDFKGLIYDNNDHRDSDRKWAAIWISTTLLGVPGWKRRTKLVRYGPIFSYGISFFEYIRTTSQCESINSLIRFYVNRKNTLIDFMHNLDRALKKYRHNELIADFKCQCFKPMMSTLLEVYERYAY, encoded by the coding sequence ATGGGATATATTGCGTTCCAAAAGGGTGGATATCGTCATGCTGACTTCACACACAAAGATTTGTACAACCACATTGATCGTTATCGTAgatcaaaagtaaaaaataggGATGCCAATGCGGCGATAAATCATTTGATTGGCAAGTTAAACAACGATCCACTGTTCTTTGGAAAGTATACTTTCACTAGTGACAAAGGGCTCGAGCATATTTTTTGGGCAGATGGGCAATCAATTGTCGACTATCACTGCTTTAGAGATATTGTTGCCTTTGATTCAATGTACAAGAAGAATAAATACAACAAACCTTTGGTCATTTTCTCTGGATGCAATCATCATGGGCAGACTATTATCTTTGGCTCCGGCCTACTATCCGACGAAACCACAGACACGTATAAGTGGTTGTTGAAAACATTTGTTGAATCGACGGGTGAAAAAAATCCTAAAGCAGTAATAACTGATAGAGACCTTGCCATGCGAGATGCAATCAAGAATGTACTTCCTAATGTGACCCATCGGTTATGCGGATGGCATCTTCAGAGAAATGCATGTGAAAATATAAAGAATCTTAATTTCCTACGGGATTTTAAGGGTCTTATATACGACAACAACGACCACAGAGATTCTGATCGGAAATGGGCAGCCATTTGGATAAGCACAACCTTATTGGGAGTACCTGGATGGAAAAGACGTACGAAACTCGTGCGATATGGTCCCATTTTTTCCTACGGAATAAGTTTTTTCGAGTACATAAGAACGACGTCACAGTGTGAAAGTATAAACTCTCTCATCAGATTTTATGTTAATCGCAAGAATACCCTCATTGACTTCATGCATAACCTGGATAGGGCCTTAAAAAAGTATAGACACAATGAATTAATAGCTGACTTTAAGTGTCAGTGCTTTAAGCCAATGATGAGTACCTTGTTGGAGGTATATGAAAGATATGCATATTAA